A region from the Bradyrhizobium erythrophlei genome encodes:
- a CDS encoding branched-chain amino acid ABC transporter permease — protein sequence MAESGLVGLAPAGQKTARRKLLPIVEILTLAVTVILPFVLQDYLTVFATRVAILALFALSFDLVWGYAGIMSFGQALFFGSAGYGVALLGRDLNITSIMVVLPAGMLIGLVFSLLLGGFLLLGRHPASVIFVSLGTLTGSYAADRLARGWYYLGGQNGIPSIPSMTIGSYEITEGPVYYYLALGILVVVYLLCRFLVRSQFGLALAGLRENEQRIAFFGYKVEHLKAIVFTVGGTIAGLAGSLYAFHEGFVWPNMLGVVFSTQVVLYGLFGGSGTLIGAVIGAIIIEGVSFWLSDNYRDIWPILLGVLLLLVILFRPLGLISFVLGERERVGSFGRAPKESTHAAP from the coding sequence ATGGCTGAAAGCGGACTCGTCGGACTTGCTCCGGCAGGGCAAAAAACAGCGCGACGGAAGCTGCTCCCGATCGTGGAAATTCTGACACTGGCCGTCACGGTGATCTTGCCCTTCGTCCTGCAGGACTACCTGACGGTGTTCGCCACCCGCGTGGCGATCCTCGCGCTGTTCGCGTTGTCGTTCGATCTGGTGTGGGGTTACGCCGGCATCATGAGCTTCGGCCAGGCGCTGTTCTTCGGATCCGCCGGCTACGGCGTTGCGCTGCTCGGGCGGGACCTCAACATCACGTCGATCATGGTCGTGCTTCCCGCCGGGATGCTGATCGGCCTGGTTTTTTCGCTGCTGCTGGGCGGCTTTCTGCTGCTTGGGAGGCACCCGGCCAGCGTGATCTTCGTCTCGCTCGGGACATTGACCGGATCCTACGCGGCCGATCGTCTGGCGAGGGGCTGGTATTACCTCGGCGGGCAGAACGGCATCCCATCGATCCCGTCGATGACGATCGGCAGTTACGAAATCACCGAAGGACCGGTCTACTACTACCTCGCCCTCGGGATCCTGGTGGTGGTCTATCTGCTCTGCCGTTTTCTGGTGCGCTCCCAGTTCGGCCTTGCGCTGGCGGGCCTGCGCGAGAACGAACAGCGCATCGCGTTCTTCGGCTACAAGGTGGAGCATCTTAAGGCGATCGTTTTCACCGTCGGTGGAACCATCGCGGGCCTCGCCGGCAGCCTTTACGCCTTCCACGAAGGATTCGTGTGGCCCAACATGCTGGGCGTCGTGTTCTCGACGCAGGTGGTGCTTTACGGCCTGTTCGGCGGATCCGGCACGCTGATCGGCGCGGTGATCGGCGCCATCATCATCGAGGGCGTCAGCTTCTGGCTCTCGGACAATTACCGCGACATCTGGCCGATCCTTCTCGGCGTGTTGCTGCTGCTGGTGATCCTGTTTCGTCCGCTTGGCCTGATCAGTTTCGTGCTCGGCGAGCGGGAGCGCGTCGGCAGTTTCGGCCGGGCGCCGAAGGAAAGCACGCATGCCGCTCCTTGA
- a CDS encoding substrate-binding protein — translation MRNDQGNLNRRRFLGGFAFASGAIATGAGSWVLRPEWANAAEGPIKVGIATDLTGPIGYAGNADANVAKMVIKELNDSGGLLGRPLELFIEDTASNESVAVGNVRKLIQRDKVDMVLGGITSSMRNAIKDPIVARGKTLYIYPQLYEGKECTPYLFCTGPTPAQQCDEFIPWLIKNGGKKFALPSANYVWPHTLNVYARKVIEASGGEVVFEEYYPLDQVDFSSTVSRIISNKVDVVFNTVIPPGVGPFFKQLYEAGFLKGGGRLACVYYDENTLNINQANEIEGLASCLDYFKTLTKDDPVSAKIQAAYDKDYPGNFLFAAGSAATGTYRGLKLWASAVKEAGSVERDAVAAALDHAKIAEGPGGPAEMVPGKRHCKMKMYTAVAKGGNYEIVGRSEGLVDPKEC, via the coding sequence ATGCGCAACGATCAAGGCAATCTCAATCGGCGGCGTTTCCTCGGCGGCTTCGCGTTCGCATCCGGCGCCATCGCGACCGGAGCGGGGAGCTGGGTGCTCCGGCCGGAATGGGCCAATGCGGCCGAAGGTCCGATCAAGGTCGGGATCGCAACCGACCTGACCGGCCCGATCGGCTACGCCGGCAACGCCGACGCCAATGTCGCCAAGATGGTGATCAAGGAGCTCAACGATTCCGGCGGCCTGCTGGGCCGGCCGCTCGAACTCTTCATCGAGGATACCGCCTCCAATGAATCGGTGGCAGTCGGCAATGTCCGCAAGCTGATCCAGCGCGACAAGGTCGACATGGTGCTGGGCGGTATCACGAGCTCTATGCGCAACGCGATCAAGGATCCGATCGTCGCGCGCGGCAAGACGCTCTACATCTATCCGCAGCTCTACGAGGGCAAGGAGTGCACGCCCTATCTGTTCTGCACCGGACCCACGCCCGCGCAGCAATGCGATGAATTCATTCCGTGGCTGATCAAGAACGGCGGCAAGAAATTCGCGCTGCCGAGCGCCAATTATGTCTGGCCACACACGCTCAACGTCTACGCCCGCAAGGTGATCGAGGCCAGCGGCGGCGAGGTCGTGTTCGAGGAGTACTATCCGCTCGACCAGGTCGACTTCAGTTCCACGGTCAGCCGCATCATCTCGAACAAGGTCGATGTCGTGTTCAACACGGTGATCCCGCCGGGCGTCGGTCCCTTCTTCAAGCAGCTTTACGAGGCCGGATTTCTCAAGGGCGGCGGCCGTCTGGCCTGCGTCTACTACGACGAGAATACGCTCAACATCAACCAGGCCAACGAAATCGAAGGCCTTGCGAGCTGCCTCGACTACTTCAAGACGCTGACCAAGGACGATCCGGTCAGCGCCAAGATCCAGGCCGCCTATGACAAGGACTATCCCGGCAACTTCCTGTTCGCGGCCGGCAGTGCCGCGACCGGCACCTATCGCGGCCTCAAGCTCTGGGCGTCCGCGGTCAAGGAAGCGGGCTCGGTCGAGCGTGACGCCGTCGCCGCCGCGCTCGACCATGCCAAGATCGCGGAAGGTCCGGGCGGGCCCGCCGAAATGGTTCCGGGCAAACGCCATTGCAAGATGAAAATGTACACGGCGGTCGCCAAGGGCGGAAACTACGAGATCGTCGGGCGCAGCGAAGGCCTCGTCGACCCGAAGGAATGCTGA
- a CDS encoding branched-chain amino acid ABC transporter permease, which translates to MANALVAAFEILSFGAIIVLVVLGLGIIASMMGIFNFAQGEFVLLGAYITYLAYSHGVPVWTGMVAAPFLVGALGFILEALIIRRFYAAPIVAMLGTYALGLIIRESVRGLIGGLYLSVPEPVGGSIGFGSVHVSAWRFVIIVITLLVMVGCYLLLSRTSFGLRIRATLENPALARASGISTASMYGTTFAFGAALAGLAGALLVPVFSLFADLGIRFLIQGFVAVMVGGVGSFIGPVAGAAVIGTLSAALPWVMAPVAADILVFVLAIVFIKFRPQGLMSGKGV; encoded by the coding sequence ATGGCTAACGCTCTGGTCGCGGCTTTCGAGATCCTGAGTTTCGGCGCGATCATCGTTCTGGTCGTGCTGGGACTCGGCATCATCGCCAGTATGATGGGGATCTTCAACTTCGCGCAGGGCGAGTTCGTTCTTCTCGGCGCCTATATCACCTATCTGGCCTACAGCCACGGGGTTCCGGTCTGGACCGGAATGGTCGCCGCGCCGTTTCTGGTCGGTGCGCTCGGCTTCATCCTCGAGGCGCTCATCATCAGGCGGTTCTACGCCGCGCCTATCGTGGCCATGCTCGGGACCTACGCGCTCGGCCTGATCATTCGCGAGAGCGTGCGCGGGCTGATCGGCGGGCTTTATCTGTCGGTGCCGGAACCGGTCGGCGGATCGATCGGCTTCGGCAGCGTTCACGTCTCGGCGTGGCGCTTTGTCATCATCGTCATCACGCTCCTGGTCATGGTCGGCTGCTATTTATTGCTGTCGCGCACCAGCTTTGGCCTGCGGATCCGGGCCACGCTGGAGAATCCGGCGCTGGCGCGGGCGTCGGGCATTTCCACCGCTTCCATGTACGGCACGACCTTCGCTTTCGGCGCGGCGCTGGCGGGACTAGCCGGTGCCCTGCTGGTACCGGTGTTCAGCCTGTTCGCCGATCTCGGTATCCGCTTCCTGATCCAGGGTTTCGTCGCGGTCATGGTCGGCGGGGTCGGGTCGTTCATCGGCCCCGTCGCCGGCGCGGCCGTGATCGGAACGCTGAGTGCCGCGCTTCCCTGGGTCATGGCGCCGGTCGCCGCGGACATCCTGGTTTTCGTGCTCGCCATCGTCTTCATCAAATTCCGGCCGCAAGGTCTCATGTCTGGCAAAGGGGTCTAG
- a CDS encoding amidase, giving the protein MSVVLPTPMQLRAVAAQCGLSLTDEDVVSFRGLMQGSVDAYNLVAAMPDEVPVVKYPRTPGYRPAPEDNPRNAWYRKSTVQGAASGKLKGKTVALKDNIMLAGVPMMNGSSTLEGYVPDFDATIVTRMLDAGAEIAGKVHCESFCMSGGSHTGAVGPVHNPHKMGYSAGGSSSGSGVVVALGEVDMAIGGDQGGSIRMPSSFCGTYGMKPTWGLVPYTGVMPIEVFVDHTGPMTASVADNALLLEVLAGDDGYDPRIKAPKVEQYTKALGGGVKGLKIGMLKEGFEQPGAEGAVNESVREAAKRLKSLGATVEDVSIPMHNLGPAIWTPIGTEGMTQTMMYGDGYGLSRSDLYSTSLMDFHRGWRGQADSLSETTKLFLMLGTYINNSFGPRFYGKAVNISRRLTAAYDKALESYDLLLLPTTPMKATPLPAPDASREDYVSRALEMISNTTPFDISHHPAMSLPCGMVDGLPVGLMLVGRHFDELTIYRAAHAFEQSGDWKKM; this is encoded by the coding sequence TTGTCAGTCGTCCTTCCCACCCCAATGCAACTTCGCGCGGTCGCCGCGCAATGTGGTCTGTCGCTCACGGACGAAGACGTCGTCTCGTTCCGCGGCCTGATGCAAGGCTCGGTCGATGCCTACAATCTCGTCGCCGCGATGCCGGACGAAGTGCCGGTGGTGAAGTATCCGCGGACGCCGGGCTACCGGCCGGCGCCGGAAGACAATCCGCGCAACGCCTGGTACCGCAAATCAACCGTCCAGGGCGCGGCGAGCGGCAAACTCAAGGGCAAGACCGTTGCGCTGAAGGACAACATCATGCTGGCGGGCGTGCCGATGATGAACGGCTCGTCGACGTTGGAAGGTTACGTCCCCGATTTCGATGCCACCATCGTCACGCGCATGCTCGACGCCGGTGCCGAGATCGCCGGCAAGGTGCATTGCGAATCCTTCTGCATGTCCGGCGGCAGCCACACGGGAGCGGTGGGGCCGGTCCATAACCCGCACAAGATGGGATATTCGGCCGGCGGATCGTCGTCCGGCAGCGGCGTGGTGGTCGCACTCGGCGAAGTCGACATGGCGATCGGCGGCGACCAGGGCGGCTCGATCCGCATGCCGTCGTCGTTCTGCGGCACCTACGGCATGAAGCCGACCTGGGGGCTCGTGCCCTATACCGGCGTCATGCCGATCGAGGTCTTCGTCGATCATACCGGGCCGATGACCGCGAGCGTCGCCGACAACGCACTGCTGCTCGAAGTGCTCGCCGGCGACGACGGCTACGATCCGCGCATCAAGGCGCCAAAGGTCGAGCAATACACCAAGGCGCTCGGCGGCGGCGTCAAGGGCTTGAAGATCGGCATGCTGAAGGAAGGCTTTGAGCAGCCGGGCGCGGAGGGCGCGGTGAATGAAAGCGTGCGCGAGGCGGCGAAGCGATTGAAGAGCCTCGGCGCCACGGTCGAAGACGTCTCGATCCCGATGCATAACCTCGGGCCGGCGATATGGACGCCGATCGGCACCGAAGGCATGACGCAAACCATGATGTACGGCGACGGCTATGGATTGAGCCGGTCCGACCTCTATTCGACCTCGCTGATGGATTTCCACCGCGGCTGGCGCGGGCAGGCCGATTCGCTGTCCGAAACCACCAAGCTGTTCCTGATGCTCGGCACCTACATCAACAACTCCTTCGGTCCGCGCTTCTACGGCAAGGCCGTCAACATCTCGCGCCGGCTCACGGCGGCCTACGACAAGGCCCTGGAGAGCTACGATCTGTTGCTGCTGCCGACCACACCGATGAAGGCGACGCCGCTGCCGGCGCCCGATGCGAGCCGCGAGGATTACGTCAGCCGGGCGCTGGAGATGATCAGCAACACGACGCCCTTCGACATCAGCCATCACCCGGCGATGTCATTGCCGTGTGGCATGGTCGACGGCCTTCCGGTAGGATTGATGCTGGTCGGCCGTCACTTCGATGAATTGACGATCTACCGGGCCGCCCACGCCTTTGAACAATCCGGCGACTGGAAAAAGATGTGA
- a CDS encoding substrate-binding domain-containing protein codes for MLSAADVGGHGGHTIPPHVLFRSLSATATNPSLCPIDTGSKRGGAQNKLRVGNFLTFSGSPGIWGPASTNSVLLAVSEINKRGGILGREIELSMYDAGGPIEQVTQRAAEAIAYDEVDVLMGSHISAVRVALRKVTRNRVPYIYTPVYEGGERTPGVMAIGETPRAQSRPAINWLADVKKASRWYLIGSDYVWPWHSHRSVKKYIADTGGVVVGEEFVPLGEDNHEAHLGRIRAVKPDVVLISLIGTDSITFNRAFGECGLAATTLRLAGAMDETVLLGIGADNTENLFCASGYFNCVGSRANDDFRSRYRAMFGINAPPIGSVGQSNYEGLRFLEAAAERAGSLTMRPLLSAARNMVYAGARGSVTIRNGGAEMPMYLAEADGLDFKLLQTF; via the coding sequence GTGCTCTCAGCAGCGGACGTAGGGGGTCATGGCGGACACACCATTCCGCCGCACGTGCTGTTCAGGAGCCTGTCGGCGACAGCGACCAATCCTTCCCTGTGTCCGATCGATACCGGCTCCAAGCGCGGCGGCGCGCAAAACAAGTTGCGGGTCGGCAATTTCCTGACCTTTTCGGGCTCGCCGGGGATCTGGGGGCCGGCTTCCACCAACAGCGTCCTGCTGGCGGTGTCCGAGATCAACAAGCGCGGCGGCATTCTCGGACGCGAGATCGAGCTTTCGATGTACGATGCGGGCGGTCCGATCGAGCAGGTCACGCAGCGCGCGGCTGAAGCCATCGCATACGACGAAGTCGACGTGCTGATGGGTTCGCATATCAGCGCCGTCCGGGTCGCGCTGCGAAAAGTCACCCGCAACCGCGTCCCCTACATCTACACGCCGGTTTACGAGGGCGGCGAACGCACGCCGGGTGTGATGGCGATCGGCGAGACGCCGCGCGCGCAGAGCCGGCCCGCGATCAACTGGCTCGCCGACGTCAAGAAGGCGTCGCGCTGGTATCTGATCGGCAGCGACTACGTCTGGCCGTGGCACTCGCACCGCTCCGTCAAGAAATACATCGCCGACACCGGCGGCGTCGTCGTCGGCGAGGAGTTCGTGCCGCTCGGCGAGGACAATCACGAAGCCCATCTCGGGCGTATCCGCGCGGTGAAGCCCGATGTCGTGCTGATTTCCCTGATCGGGACCGACAGCATCACCTTCAACCGGGCGTTCGGCGAATGCGGCCTTGCCGCAACCACGCTCCGGCTGGCCGGCGCCATGGACGAGACCGTTCTGCTCGGCATCGGCGCCGACAATACCGAGAACCTGTTTTGCGCATCGGGATATTTCAACTGCGTCGGCTCGCGGGCCAACGATGATTTCCGGAGCCGCTATCGCGCCATGTTCGGGATCAACGCGCCGCCGATCGGATCGGTCGGTCAATCCAATTATGAAGGGCTGCGTTTCCTGGAGGCGGCGGCCGAGCGCGCGGGATCGCTGACAATGCGCCCGCTGCTCTCGGCGGCCCGCAACATGGTCTACGCGGGCGCACGAGGTTCAGTGACCATTCGCAACGGCGGGGCCGAGATGCCGATGTATCTCGCCGAGGCCGACGGACTCGATTTCAAGCTGCTCCAGACGTTCTAA
- a CDS encoding MarR family winged helix-turn-helix transcriptional regulator, translating to MAKPPSQNSPITEHLAYLLAQANREINRQLESRLSQEGVPVEQWRILKVLSDGNGHSMGELADAVLLNHPTLTKMIDRMISDALVYRVQDPDDRRKVLMFSSDRGRILCKRLNSLAMSQEAHIVENYGDKSTSELKRLLESLIDSSS from the coding sequence GTGGCCAAACCGCCCAGTCAAAACTCCCCCATCACCGAACATCTCGCCTACCTGCTCGCCCAGGCCAACCGGGAAATCAACCGGCAGCTTGAATCGCGGCTGAGCCAGGAGGGTGTTCCGGTCGAGCAATGGCGCATCCTGAAAGTTCTTTCGGACGGCAACGGCCATTCGATGGGTGAGCTCGCCGATGCGGTGCTGCTGAACCACCCCACGCTGACCAAGATGATCGACCGGATGATTTCAGATGCCCTGGTGTATCGCGTGCAGGATCCCGATGACCGGCGCAAGGTGCTGATGTTCAGCTCCGACCGCGGCAGGATCCTGTGCAAGCGGCTGAACTCGCTGGCGATGAGTCAGGAGGCGCATATCGTGGAGAATTACGGCGACAAGTCCACCAGCGAACTCAAGCGCCTGCTCGAGAGCCTGATCGACAGTTCGAGCTGA
- the secA gene encoding preprotein translocase subunit SecA → MIGALARKFFGSANDRRVKGYQSRVDAINALEPEISALSDDALKARTAEFRQQLADGKTLDDILVPAFATVREAAKRTLGQRHFDVQLIGGMVLHEGDIAEMKTGEGKTLVATLAVYLNALAGKGVHVVTVNDYLARRDSEWMGQIYNFLGLTVGVIVHGLDDAERKEAYACDITYGTNNEYGFDYLRDNMKYRLEDMVQRGHFYAIVDEVDSILIDEARTPLIISGPLDDRSDFYNTIDTFFPQLDKSDYDVDEKQRTVTLTEAGMEKLENLLRDAGQLKGESLYDVENVSVVHHVNQALRAHTLFTRDKDYIVRDDEVVIIDEFTGRMMQGRRYSEGLHQALEAKEHVQVQPENQTLASITFQNYFRMYEKLAGMTGTALTEADELFDIYKLEVVEIPTNVPVARLDEDDEVYRTQTEKYAAILAEVERANARLQPVLVGTASIEKSEVLADYLKSHGYKQIDFGNENAMEKLYAAARAGKPAKLFAVLNARFHEQEAYIVAEAGVPGAITIATNMAGRGTDIKLGGSLEMRILHETAGITDEAEKAAKIERIKADVERFRDIVLKAEEVVEIEPAKGSKPVKTVTKPGGLYIMGSERHESRRIDNQLRGRSGRQGDPGRSKFFLSLEDDLMRIFGSDRLDTMLTRLGLKEGEAIIHPWINKALEKAQQKVEARNFDIRKNLLKFDNVQNDQRKVIFDQRIDLMKDESVAETVADMRHAFVEDVVTKHVPEHAYAEQWDVAGLKEELKRVLDIDLPVDEWAKVEGIADEELLSRVEQKVDEHMAAKVAQWGPDVMRYVEKTILLQTLDHLWREHLVMLDHLRQVIGLRGYGQRDPLQEYKSEAFSLFEAMIAHLREAVTAQLMRVEIVPPEEQRPALPAMEAHKFDPNTGEDELAFAGASLVPAAAAGRDPKNPASWGKVGRNEDCPCGSGKKYKHCHGRYA, encoded by the coding sequence ATGATCGGCGCGCTCGCCCGCAAGTTTTTCGGCTCCGCCAATGACCGGCGGGTCAAGGGATACCAGTCCCGCGTCGACGCCATCAACGCGCTGGAGCCCGAGATTTCGGCGCTTTCGGACGACGCGCTGAAGGCGCGCACCGCCGAATTCCGCCAGCAGCTCGCCGACGGCAAGACGCTCGACGACATCCTGGTTCCGGCCTTCGCCACCGTGCGCGAGGCGGCCAAGCGCACCCTCGGCCAGCGCCATTTCGACGTCCAGCTGATCGGCGGCATGGTGCTGCATGAGGGCGACATCGCCGAGATGAAGACCGGCGAAGGCAAGACGCTGGTGGCAACCCTCGCGGTCTATCTCAACGCGCTGGCCGGCAAGGGCGTCCACGTCGTCACCGTCAACGATTACCTCGCCCGCCGCGACTCCGAATGGATGGGCCAGATCTACAACTTCCTCGGCCTCACCGTCGGCGTCATCGTGCATGGGCTGGACGATGCCGAGCGCAAGGAAGCTTACGCGTGCGACATCACCTACGGCACCAACAACGAATACGGCTTCGACTATCTGCGCGATAACATGAAGTACCGGCTGGAGGACATGGTCCAGCGCGGGCATTTCTACGCCATCGTCGACGAAGTCGACTCGATCCTGATCGACGAGGCGCGCACGCCGCTGATCATCTCCGGTCCGCTCGACGACCGCTCGGATTTCTACAACACCATCGACACCTTCTTCCCCCAGCTCGACAAGTCCGACTACGACGTCGACGAGAAGCAGCGCACGGTGACGCTGACCGAAGCGGGCATGGAAAAGCTCGAGAACCTGTTGCGCGACGCCGGCCAACTCAAGGGCGAGTCGCTCTACGACGTCGAGAACGTCTCGGTCGTGCACCACGTCAACCAGGCGCTGCGCGCGCACACGCTGTTCACGCGCGACAAGGATTACATCGTCCGCGACGACGAGGTCGTGATCATCGACGAGTTCACCGGCCGCATGATGCAGGGCCGGCGCTATTCCGAAGGCCTGCACCAGGCGCTGGAAGCCAAGGAACACGTCCAGGTCCAGCCGGAAAACCAGACCCTGGCCTCGATCACCTTCCAGAACTATTTCCGGATGTACGAGAAGCTCGCCGGCATGACCGGCACGGCGCTGACCGAAGCCGACGAACTATTCGACATCTACAAGCTCGAGGTCGTGGAAATCCCGACCAACGTGCCGGTGGCGCGCCTCGACGAAGACGACGAGGTCTATCGCACCCAGACCGAGAAATACGCCGCCATCCTCGCCGAAGTCGAGCGCGCCAATGCGCGGCTGCAGCCGGTGCTGGTCGGCACCGCCTCGATCGAGAAATCCGAGGTGCTGGCCGATTACCTCAAGAGCCACGGATACAAGCAGATTGATTTCGGCAATGAAAACGCGATGGAGAAGCTGTATGCGGCTGCCCGCGCCGGCAAGCCGGCAAAGCTGTTCGCGGTCCTGAACGCGCGCTTCCACGAGCAGGAAGCCTATATCGTGGCCGAGGCCGGCGTGCCTGGCGCGATCACGATCGCGACCAACATGGCCGGCCGCGGTACCGACATCAAGCTCGGCGGTTCGCTGGAAATGCGGATCCTGCACGAGACTGCCGGAATTACCGACGAAGCCGAGAAGGCCGCCAAGATCGAGCGCATCAAGGCCGACGTCGAACGTTTCCGCGACATCGTGCTGAAGGCCGAAGAGGTCGTCGAGATCGAGCCCGCCAAGGGTTCCAAGCCCGTCAAGACCGTGACCAAGCCGGGCGGGCTCTACATCATGGGCTCCGAACGCCACGAATCCCGCCGCATCGACAACCAGCTGCGCGGCCGCTCCGGCCGGCAGGGCGACCCCGGGCGTTCGAAATTCTTCCTGTCGCTGGAAGACGATCTGATGCGGATCTTCGGCTCCGACCGGCTCGATACCATGCTGACGCGGCTCGGCCTCAAGGAGGGCGAAGCCATCATCCATCCCTGGATCAACAAGGCGCTGGAAAAGGCGCAGCAGAAGGTCGAGGCCCGCAACTTCGACATCCGCAAGAATTTGCTGAAGTTCGACAACGTCCAGAACGACCAGCGCAAGGTGATCTTCGACCAGCGCATCGACCTGATGAAGGACGAAAGCGTCGCCGAGACGGTCGCCGACATGCGCCACGCCTTCGTCGAGGACGTCGTCACCAAGCACGTGCCTGAACACGCCTATGCCGAGCAATGGGACGTCGCCGGCCTGAAGGAAGAATTGAAGCGCGTGCTCGACATCGACCTGCCGGTCGACGAATGGGCCAAGGTAGAGGGCATCGCCGACGAGGAACTGCTGTCGCGCGTCGAGCAGAAGGTCGACGAGCACATGGCGGCCAAGGTGGCGCAGTGGGGTCCCGACGTGATGCGCTACGTCGAGAAGACCATCCTGTTACAGACGCTTGATCACCTCTGGCGCGAGCATCTGGTGATGCTCGACCATCTGCGCCAGGTGATCGGCCTGCGCGGCTACGGCCAGCGCGATCCGCTGCAGGAATACAAGTCGGAAGCCTTCAGCCTGTTCGAGGCGATGATCGCGCATCTGCGCGAGGCGGTGACGGCGCAATTGATGCGCGTCGAGATCGTGCCGCCGGAGGAACAGCGGCCGGCATTGCCGGCGATGGAAGCCCACAAGTTCGATCCGAACACCGGCGAAGACGAGCTGGCGTTTGCCGGCGCGTCGCTGGTGCCCGCGGCCGCCGCTGGCCGCGATCCCAAGAACCCGGCGAGCTGGGGCAAGGTCGGCCGCAACGAGGACTGCCCCTGCGGCTCGGGCAAGAAGTACAAGCACTGCCACGGCAGGTACGCGTGA
- a CDS encoding peptidylprolyl isomerase, with the protein MTTSFPATKTGVRLGLASAALTGALAMALLAGLPARADDANPVLAKVNGSEIRQSDVTLAEEELGPSLAQMDPSTKKDNVLSFLIDMKIVAKAAEDKKIENNEDFKKRLAFTRNRLLMDSLLASEGKAATTDDAMKKVYEDASKQISGEQEVHARHILVETEDEAKAVEDELKKGADFAELAKKKSKDPGASDGGDLGFFTKDQMVPEFSAVAFSLEPGKISDPVKSQFGWHVIKVEEKRNRKAPDFDQVKGQIETYVTRKAQADYVAKLREGAKVERMDQAAADPAKADAKPDPAKPADSKMAPAKK; encoded by the coding sequence ATGACCACTTCGTTCCCGGCAACGAAAACCGGCGTACGCCTCGGCCTCGCCTCAGCCGCCCTGACGGGCGCTCTTGCCATGGCCCTGCTAGCGGGCCTCCCTGCACGGGCCGACGACGCCAATCCGGTACTCGCAAAGGTTAACGGTTCGGAGATCCGCCAGAGCGACGTGACGCTCGCCGAGGAGGAACTCGGGCCGAGCCTCGCCCAGATGGATCCCTCCACCAAGAAGGACAACGTCCTGTCGTTCCTGATCGACATGAAAATCGTCGCCAAGGCCGCCGAGGACAAGAAGATCGAAAACAACGAGGACTTCAAGAAGCGGCTGGCCTTTACGCGAAACCGGCTCCTGATGGACAGCCTGCTGGCGAGCGAAGGCAAGGCGGCGACCACCGACGATGCCATGAAGAAGGTCTATGAGGACGCCTCCAAGCAGATCTCGGGCGAGCAGGAAGTCCACGCCCGCCACATCCTGGTCGAGACCGAGGATGAGGCCAAGGCGGTCGAGGACGAGCTCAAGAAGGGCGCCGATTTCGCCGAACTCGCCAAGAAGAAGTCCAAGGATCCCGGCGCATCCGACGGCGGCGATCTCGGCTTCTTCACCAAGGACCAGATGGTGCCGGAATTCTCCGCCGTCGCCTTCTCGCTGGAGCCGGGCAAGATCTCCGATCCCGTGAAGTCGCAGTTCGGCTGGCACGTCATCAAGGTCGAGGAAAAGCGCAACCGCAAGGCGCCTGATTTTGACCAGGTCAAGGGCCAGATCGAGACCTATGTGACGCGCAAGGCGCAGGCCGACTACGTGGCGAAGCTGCGCGAGGGCGCCAAGGTCGAGCGCATGGACCAGGCCGCCGCCGATCCGGCGAAGGCCGACGCCAAGCCGGACCCGGCCAAGCCCGCCGACTCCAAGATGGCGCCGGCGAAGAAGTAA